The Euphorbia lathyris chromosome 3, ddEupLath1.1, whole genome shotgun sequence genome contains a region encoding:
- the LOC136223470 gene encoding probable choline kinase 2 isoform X2: MGAVEKLDGNKESRIPGEAKEKLKSLASKWDDVLDPNALHVIPLKGAMTNEVFQIKWPTKSDNPSRKVLVRIYGEGVEVFFDRDDEIRTFEFISKHGQGPRLLGRFSTGRIEEFIRARTLSASDLRDPEISSLIASKLKEFHGLEMPGPKTVPLWARLRNWLKTAKSLCSSEEAKAFQLDTLEEEISFLEKELHGHQRIGFCHNDLQYGNIMIDEETKAITIIDIDGMTIGLMDSVCSEVKWR; this comes from the exons ATGGGTGCTGTGGAGAAACTGGATGGGAACAAGGAAAGTCGTATACCAGGAGAAGCTAAGGAAAAATTGAAGTCATTGGCATCGAAATGGGATGATGTGCTTGACCCAAATGCATTGCATGTGATTCCTCTCAAAGGTGCAATGACCAATGAGGTATTTCAAATAAAGTGGCCAACGAAGTCAGATAATCCCTCTCGCAAGGTTCTGGTAAGGATCTATGGTGAGGGTGTGGAGGTGttctttgatagagatgatgagATCCGGACATTTGAATTCATATCCAAGCACGGGCAGGGGCCTCGTCTTCTTGGGAGGTTCTCAACTGGGAGAATCGAAGAATTCATACGGGCAAGG ACTCTGTCTGCATCTGATTTGCGTGATCCAGAAATATCTTCTCTTATAGCAAGTAAACTGAAAGAGTTTCATGGTCTTGAGATGCCTGGTCCAAAAACGGTGCCCCTGTGGGCTAGGTTGCG AAATTGGCTCAAGACAGCAAAATCTCTGTGCTCTTCTGAAGAAGCTAAGGCGTTTCAGTTGGACACCCTTGAGGAGGAAATTtcctttttggaaaaggaactCCATGGCCATCAAAGGATTGGTTTTTGTCACAATGATTTACAATATGGGAACATAATGATTGATGAAGAGACAAAAGCAATAACTATAATA GACATCGATGGCATGACTATTGGTCTCATGGATTCTGTATGTTCTGAAGTCAAATGGAGATAG
- the LOC136223470 gene encoding probable choline kinase 2 isoform X1 — protein MGAVEKLDGNKESRIPGEAKEKLKSLASKWDDVLDPNALHVIPLKGAMTNEVFQIKWPTKSDNPSRKVLVRIYGEGVEVFFDRDDEIRTFEFISKHGQGPRLLGRFSTGRIEEFIRARTLSASDLRDPEISSLIASKLKEFHGLEMPGPKTVPLWARLRNWLKTAKSLCSSEEAKAFQLDTLEEEISFLEKELHGHQRIGFCHNDLQYGNIMIDEETKAITIIDYEYSSYNPVAFDIANHFCEMAADYHTDTPHVLDFNRYPDVEERRRFLHIYLTSSGDQASDLEENKLLEDVEKYTLASHMFWGLWGIISELVNEIDFDYMEYARQRFQQYWLRKPLLLGSTGKK, from the exons ATGGGTGCTGTGGAGAAACTGGATGGGAACAAGGAAAGTCGTATACCAGGAGAAGCTAAGGAAAAATTGAAGTCATTGGCATCGAAATGGGATGATGTGCTTGACCCAAATGCATTGCATGTGATTCCTCTCAAAGGTGCAATGACCAATGAGGTATTTCAAATAAAGTGGCCAACGAAGTCAGATAATCCCTCTCGCAAGGTTCTGGTAAGGATCTATGGTGAGGGTGTGGAGGTGttctttgatagagatgatgagATCCGGACATTTGAATTCATATCCAAGCACGGGCAGGGGCCTCGTCTTCTTGGGAGGTTCTCAACTGGGAGAATCGAAGAATTCATACGGGCAAGG ACTCTGTCTGCATCTGATTTGCGTGATCCAGAAATATCTTCTCTTATAGCAAGTAAACTGAAAGAGTTTCATGGTCTTGAGATGCCTGGTCCAAAAACGGTGCCCCTGTGGGCTAGGTTGCG AAATTGGCTCAAGACAGCAAAATCTCTGTGCTCTTCTGAAGAAGCTAAGGCGTTTCAGTTGGACACCCTTGAGGAGGAAATTtcctttttggaaaaggaactCCATGGCCATCAAAGGATTGGTTTTTGTCACAATGATTTACAATATGGGAACATAATGATTGATGAAGAGACAAAAGCAATAACTATAATA GATTATGAATATTCAAGTTATAATCCCGTGGCCTTTGACATAGCAAACCACTTCTGCGAGATGGCTGCTGATTATCACACTGATACACCTCATGTATTGGATTTCAATAGATACCCTG ATGTGGAGGAGCGCAGAAGGTTTCTGCATATATATCTGACTTCTTCAG GTGATCAAGCTAGCGATCTCGAGGAGAACAAGCTGCTGGAAGATGTTGAGAAGTACACACTTGCAAGCCATATGTTTTGGGGCCTGTGGGGGATAATATCA GAACTTGTGAACGAGATCGACTTTGATTACATGGAATATGCAAGGCAGAGATTTCAACAGTACTGGTTAAGGAAGCCTCTACTTTTAGGATCTACGGGGAAAAAGTAA